The DNA region GTGCGATCAGGCTGGTCCGGGCCGCGTTGGAGGGTGCCGACCTGTCGGTGGCCCCGGCGGTCGAGATCCGGACCCTGGTCATCCCGTCGGTGTACGACGGACCTGATCTGGAGTTGGTGGCCGCGACGGCGGGTCTGGCCGTGGACGATGTGATCGCGATGCACTCCGGGGCGGACTACACGGTCGCGTTCTGTGGGTTCTCGCCCGGATTCGCCTACCTCACCGGTCTCCCCGAGCCGCTGCGCCAGCCCCGTCTGGACACCCCGCGCACGCGGGTCCCCGTCGGGTCGATCGGCGTGGCCGGGGAGTTCACCGGCGTGTACCCGCGGCCGTCGCCGGGAGGCTGGCGCCTGCTGGGGCGCCTGGCCAACGACGCCGAACCGCTGTTCGACCCCGA from Alloactinosynnema sp. L-07 includes:
- a CDS encoding allophanate hydrolase subunit 1 codes for the protein MRLRRCGADAVLVELDSLTEVAAARAVLSGLPDVVDVVPAARTVLASFPLGAGAIRLVRAALEGADLSVAPAVEIRTLVIPSVYDGPDLELVAATAGLAVDDVIAMHSGADYTVAFCGFSPGFAYLTGLPEPLRQPRLDTPRTRVPVGSIGVAGEFTGVYPRPSPGGWRLLGRLANDAEPLFDPDRTPAALLAPGDRVRFEPLS